One genomic region from Cetobacterium sp. 8H encodes:
- the lpxB gene encoding lipid-A-disaccharide synthase has product MKIFVSTGEVSGDLHLSYLVKEVKELDKNVKFYGVAGKHCKNVGVEIVQDIDELAIMGFTEAIKKYNFLKNKVKEYLEFIKKEKIKKVIMVDYGGFNLKFLEMLKREIEDIEIFYYIPPKLWIWGENRIEKLKLADHIMVIFPWEVDFYKKHGLEVVYYGNPFTERYKNVEHTGDKILLLPGSRKQEIKSLIPDMLEVVKRNPNQNYLLKLSSNDHLKWIDENLESYSNLEVNCIISLKKAVEESKLAIAASGTVTLELALLGMPTIVIYKTNFFNYFIAKYILKVGFVSLPNLTLNEEVFPELLQKKCNPDEIEQNMKDILENLDSVQEKIQRIREKLSGNEITKQYAEFLLKGK; this is encoded by the coding sequence ATGAAAATATTTGTTTCAACAGGAGAGGTATCAGGGGATTTACACCTATCCTATCTAGTGAAAGAAGTTAAAGAATTAGACAAAAATGTAAAATTTTATGGAGTAGCTGGAAAACATTGTAAAAATGTAGGAGTAGAGATTGTTCAAGATATTGATGAACTCGCTATTATGGGATTTACTGAAGCTATTAAAAAATATAACTTTTTAAAGAATAAGGTAAAAGAATATCTTGAGTTTATAAAAAAAGAAAAGATTAAAAAAGTAATAATGGTAGATTATGGCGGATTTAATTTGAAGTTTTTAGAAATGTTAAAAAGAGAAATTGAAGATATAGAAATATTTTACTATATTCCACCGAAATTATGGATTTGGGGAGAGAATAGAATAGAAAAATTAAAATTAGCAGATCATATCATGGTAATATTTCCTTGGGAAGTGGATTTTTATAAAAAACATGGACTTGAAGTAGTCTATTATGGGAATCCTTTTACAGAGAGGTATAAAAATGTAGAGCATACAGGTGATAAAATACTACTATTGCCAGGAAGTAGAAAGCAAGAGATAAAGTCTTTAATTCCAGATATGCTTGAAGTAGTAAAAAGAAATCCAAATCAAAATTATCTTCTTAAGTTATCATCAAATGATCATTTGAAATGGATAGATGAGAATTTAGAGAGTTATTCAAACTTAGAGGTAAATTGTATTATAAGCTTAAAAAAAGCTGTAGAAGAGAGCAAGCTTGCTATTGCAGCATCTGGAACAGTAACTTTAGAGTTAGCACTACTTGGAATGCCTACTATAGTGATATATAAAACTAATTTTTTTAATTATTTTATAGCTAAATACATTCTGAAAGTAGGATTTGTATCGCTTCCAAATTTAACTTTGAATGAGGAAGTTTTTCCTGAATTACTTCAGAAAAAATGCAATCCAGATGAGATAGAACAAAATATGAAAGATATTTTAGAAAATTTAGACTCTGTTCAAGAGAAAATTCAACGAATAAGAGAGAAGCTTTCTGGAAATGAAATTACAAAACAGTATGCTGAATTTTTATTGAAAGGAAAATAA
- the smc gene encoding chromosome segregation protein SMC: protein MYLKGVEIYGFKSFGERIRIDFDGGITSIVGPNGSGKSNILDGILWVLGEQSYKNIRAKESKDIIFSGGEGKKAASYAEVSLFIDNKDNFFPIEAENIKITRKMSQNGDNDYLLNDKKVRLKDIGELFLDTGVGKSAYSVIGQGKVERIISSSNKEIKGIIEEAAGVKKFQYKKIEAERRLEKVQNELEKIELVLGEIGENRSRVERQSKKAMEYLAVKDEKNTLQKGVLSFDLNLKTEIINSGEKENERLISSVSYLETEVKKCESELNKIEERRKELYIKIENFSESNTTLRSEIESLEKEEIRVRERHTSFERELKQKDEENQTLDRVISNKNEIFSKLLEEKERVKERVIEIEDKNKEFEKIIGEKENQKKDKEIAVELKKRKIMDLEVEKLKLLNEIESSTRRMKGSEFKINSLKEELSGYDKKVEENTAELEKATKQRDIKSKELKETEERQIKLEQEISDLSKDMNKASELIRNAEFEERRSSARLQGLYRVQESNEGFYKGVKEILNAKVQGVEGAVISLITVPENYQKAIEAAIPGNLQDIVVTTSEVAKKGIQILKEKKAGRASFLALDTIKVGSLREIPKKDGVIGRASDLVSADKKYTKVLEMLLGNILIVETTDVALSILKDNSFGGNIVTISGELLSARGRITGGESGNSIVSQIFERKKEIKGLEETVSDLNSKLKIWNEKVETMNKSLEKYEDEIGGIDALEDSLRRQTKLAEELCRDLKDKGQKIEKERRVIEIEIKEEENYSVEYAKRVENSQSEKGITEKIVSELKNELDIENTHIQNLNSEINTLKNEFSDIRILYLNSQDRFNQIEKEEIKEKFEKEELLDKKQKISKIIEEIKKELEKLQEKAHTISEEIKSKNTKFENENQELKEMKKEDHLLEEKSKELIRNSREFETNLFKEKEILNREVERKERITKEIDEILEQLEELLEVEGVVLSEDDLKSSRSKVRELELKLKSFDSVNLLSIEEFKELDNKYKFIDLQREDLVKGEKSLSLLIKDIDETIEEKFYEAYEEINKNFNEMCIETLDNSEGKLSLHNGEDFASCGVEISVKYKNKKRQALSLLSGGEKSMVAIAFIMAIFMYKPSPFTFLDEIEAALDEKNTRKLIGKLKEFTDRSQFILITHNKETMKASDSLYGVTMNKKIGISKLVPVKI from the coding sequence ATGTATTTAAAAGGCGTAGAAATTTATGGATTTAAATCTTTTGGAGAGAGAATAAGAATAGATTTTGATGGTGGAATAACATCAATAGTAGGACCTAATGGAAGTGGAAAATCAAATATACTAGATGGAATATTATGGGTTTTAGGAGAACAATCATATAAAAATATAAGAGCAAAAGAGAGTAAAGATATAATATTTTCTGGTGGAGAGGGTAAAAAAGCTGCAAGTTATGCAGAAGTTTCTCTTTTTATAGATAATAAAGATAACTTCTTTCCAATAGAAGCTGAAAATATAAAGATAACAAGAAAGATGTCTCAAAATGGAGATAATGATTATCTTTTAAATGATAAAAAAGTTAGACTAAAAGATATAGGTGAATTATTTTTAGATACAGGTGTTGGTAAAAGTGCTTATTCAGTAATTGGTCAAGGAAAAGTAGAAAGAATTATTTCATCTTCAAATAAAGAGATAAAAGGAATTATTGAAGAAGCAGCGGGAGTTAAAAAGTTTCAATATAAAAAGATAGAAGCTGAAAGAAGATTGGAAAAGGTTCAAAACGAACTTGAAAAGATAGAGTTAGTTTTAGGAGAAATAGGAGAAAATAGATCAAGAGTTGAAAGACAGTCTAAAAAAGCTATGGAATACTTAGCAGTTAAAGATGAAAAAAATACTCTTCAAAAAGGTGTTTTAAGTTTTGATTTAAACTTAAAGACGGAAATTATAAACTCTGGTGAAAAAGAAAATGAGAGACTTATAAGCTCTGTTAGCTATTTAGAAACAGAAGTTAAAAAATGTGAATCTGAATTAAATAAGATTGAAGAAAGAAGAAAAGAACTATATATAAAGATAGAAAATTTCTCTGAAAGTAATACTACACTTAGATCTGAAATTGAATCATTAGAGAAAGAAGAGATAAGAGTAAGAGAAAGACATACATCTTTTGAAAGAGAGTTAAAACAAAAAGATGAAGAGAATCAAACTTTAGATAGAGTTATTTCTAATAAAAATGAAATTTTTTCAAAGCTTTTAGAAGAGAAAGAAAGAGTTAAAGAAAGAGTTATAGAGATAGAAGATAAAAATAAAGAGTTTGAAAAGATTATTGGAGAGAAAGAGAATCAAAAAAAGGATAAAGAGATAGCTGTTGAATTGAAAAAAAGAAAAATAATGGATTTAGAGGTTGAGAAACTAAAACTATTAAATGAGATTGAAAGTTCAACAAGAAGGATGAAAGGTAGTGAGTTTAAAATCAACTCGTTGAAAGAAGAACTTTCTGGGTACGATAAAAAAGTTGAAGAGAACACTGCTGAACTTGAAAAAGCAACAAAACAAAGAGATATAAAATCTAAAGAATTGAAAGAAACTGAAGAAAGACAAATAAAATTAGAGCAAGAGATAAGTGATCTGAGCAAAGATATGAATAAAGCTTCAGAGTTGATTAGAAATGCCGAATTTGAAGAGAGAAGGTCTTCTGCAAGACTTCAAGGATTATATAGAGTCCAAGAAAGTAATGAAGGGTTTTATAAGGGCGTAAAAGAGATCTTAAATGCAAAGGTTCAAGGAGTTGAGGGAGCTGTAATATCACTTATAACAGTTCCAGAAAACTATCAAAAAGCTATCGAAGCAGCTATTCCAGGAAATTTACAAGACATAGTTGTTACGACAAGTGAAGTTGCAAAAAAAGGAATTCAGATATTAAAAGAAAAAAAGGCAGGAAGAGCTTCATTTTTAGCATTAGATACAATAAAAGTTGGTTCTTTAAGAGAGATACCTAAAAAAGATGGTGTTATTGGAAGAGCTTCAGATCTTGTATCAGCAGATAAAAAATATACTAAAGTTTTAGAGATGCTTTTAGGAAATATTCTAATTGTTGAAACTACGGATGTAGCGTTAAGTATTTTAAAAGACAACAGTTTTGGTGGAAACATAGTTACAATTTCAGGAGAACTTTTAAGTGCAAGAGGAAGAATAACTGGTGGAGAAAGTGGAAACTCGATTGTAAGTCAAATTTTTGAAAGAAAAAAAGAGATTAAAGGGTTGGAAGAAACAGTTTCTGATTTAAATTCTAAACTTAAGATCTGGAATGAAAAAGTTGAAACTATGAATAAAAGTCTTGAAAAGTATGAAGATGAAATTGGCGGTATAGATGCCTTAGAAGATTCTCTTAGAAGACAGACTAAATTAGCTGAAGAGCTTTGTAGAGACTTAAAAGACAAGGGTCAAAAGATAGAAAAAGAGAGAAGAGTTATAGAGATAGAGATAAAAGAAGAGGAAAATTACAGTGTAGAATACGCTAAGAGAGTAGAGAATTCTCAAAGTGAAAAGGGAATTACAGAAAAAATAGTATCTGAATTAAAAAATGAATTGGATATAGAAAATACTCATATTCAAAATTTGAATTCTGAAATAAATACACTGAAAAATGAATTTTCAGATATTAGAATACTTTATTTAAATAGCCAAGATAGATTTAATCAAATCGAAAAGGAAGAGATTAAAGAGAAGTTTGAAAAAGAAGAGTTACTAGATAAAAAGCAAAAAATATCAAAAATTATTGAAGAAATAAAAAAAGAACTTGAAAAATTACAAGAAAAGGCTCATACTATAAGTGAAGAGATAAAGAGTAAAAATACAAAGTTTGAAAATGAAAACCAAGAACTAAAGGAGATGAAAAAAGAGGATCATCTTTTAGAAGAAAAATCAAAAGAACTTATAAGAAACTCAAGAGAGTTTGAAACTAATCTGTTTAAAGAGAAAGAGATTTTGAATAGAGAAGTGGAAAGAAAAGAGAGAATAACAAAAGAGATAGATGAAATTTTAGAACAGCTAGAAGAGCTGTTAGAAGTTGAAGGAGTAGTTTTATCAGAGGATGATTTGAAATCTAGCAGATCTAAAGTTAGAGAGTTAGAGCTGAAATTAAAAAGTTTTGATTCAGTTAATCTGCTTTCAATAGAAGAGTTTAAAGAGCTAGATAATAAGTATAAGTTTATAGATCTTCAAAGAGAGGATTTGGTAAAAGGTGAAAAAAGTTTATCTCTATTAATAAAAGACATTGATGAAACAATAGAGGAAAAGTTCTATGAAGCTTATGAGGAGATTAATAAAAACTTTAATGAGATGTGTATAGAAACACTAGATAACTCAGAAGGAAAATTATCTCTTCACAATGGAGAGGATTTTGCAAGTTGTGGAGTGGAGATATCAGTAAAGTATAAAAATAAAAAAAGACAAGCACTGTCACTTTTATCTGGTGGAGAGAAATCAATGGTTGCAATAGCTTTTATAATGGCTATATTCATGTATAAACCAAGTCCATTTACTTTCTTAGATGAGATCGAAGCAGCTTTGGATGAAAAGAATACAAGAAAACTAATAGGGAAGCTAAAAGAGTTTACAGATAGATCTCAATTTATACTTATAACACACAATAAAGAAACAATGAAGGCCTCGGATTCTCTATATGGAGTAACAATGAATAAAAAAATAGGAATCTCTAAGTTAGTTCCAGTAAAAATTTAG
- the lpxA gene encoding acyl-ACP--UDP-N-acetylglucosamine O-acyltransferase, with the protein MIEIHSTAIVEEGAILEPGVKIGAFCIVGKDVKIGKNTVLQSHVVVEGITEIGENNTIYSFVSIGKASQDLKYKNEPTKTIIGNNNSIREFVTIHRGTDDRWETRIGDNNLLMAYVHVAHDVIVGNHCILANGVTLAGHVTVDDYVIIGGLTPVHQFCRIGSYSMTGGGSAINQDICPFVMAEGNKAVIRGLNSVGLRRKGFSDEERSNIKKAYKIIFRNGTPLKSALTELEDSFSEDKNIKYLVEFIKGSNRGITR; encoded by the coding sequence GTGATTGAAATTCATAGCACTGCTATAGTTGAAGAGGGAGCAATACTAGAACCTGGAGTTAAAATAGGGGCTTTTTGTATAGTAGGAAAAGATGTAAAAATAGGAAAGAATACAGTATTACAATCTCATGTTGTAGTTGAAGGGATAACAGAGATCGGAGAAAATAATACAATATATTCTTTTGTATCTATTGGAAAAGCATCTCAAGATTTGAAATATAAAAATGAACCAACTAAAACTATAATAGGAAATAACAACAGCATAAGAGAGTTTGTTACAATCCACAGAGGAACAGATGATAGATGGGAAACAAGAATTGGGGATAATAATTTATTAATGGCTTATGTTCATGTTGCTCATGATGTTATAGTAGGAAATCACTGTATACTAGCTAATGGAGTTACTCTAGCTGGACATGTAACAGTTGATGATTATGTTATAATAGGAGGATTAACACCAGTACATCAGTTCTGTAGAATAGGGTCTTATTCTATGACCGGTGGAGGAAGTGCAATTAATCAAGATATTTGTCCATTCGTTATGGCTGAAGGAAATAAAGCTGTAATAAGAGGATTAAATAGTGTAGGGCTTAGAAGAAAAGGGTTCTCTGATGAGGAACGTTCAAATATAAAAAAAGCGTATAAAATTATATTTAGAAATGGAACTCCTTTAAAGAGTGCGTTAACAGAATTAGAAGATTCATTCTCAGAGGACAAAAATATAAAGTATCTTGTAGAATTTATAAAAGGTAGCAATAGGGGGATTACAAGATAA
- the lpxC gene encoding UDP-3-O-acyl-N-acetylglucosamine deacetylase, producing the protein MKRKTLREEIFYKGIGLHKGEDIKLRLIPAENGGIVFKRVDLEEGKNEILMDIENSFDLTRGTNLRNEFGASVYTIEHFLSALYIMNITDLIVELDGNELPILDGSAKIFVELLESVGTKDLKEDVEEIVIESPINLTVGDKHIVGLPFDGYKITYTIKFDHSFLKSQMLEVVVDLESYKNEIAKARTFGFDYEIEYLKNNNLALGGTLENAIVVKKDGVLNPDGLRYEDEFVRHKILDLIGDLKVLNRPIRGHIIAIKAGHALDIEFAKLLKK; encoded by the coding sequence ATGAAAAGAAAAACTCTTAGAGAAGAAATTTTTTATAAGGGGATAGGGCTTCATAAAGGTGAAGATATAAAATTAAGATTGATTCCTGCTGAAAATGGTGGAATTGTTTTTAAAAGGGTGGATTTAGAAGAGGGAAAAAATGAGATTTTAATGGATATTGAAAATAGTTTTGATCTTACAAGAGGAACAAATCTTAGAAATGAGTTTGGTGCTTCTGTTTATACTATTGAACACTTTTTATCAGCACTTTATATAATGAATATAACAGATTTAATTGTGGAGCTAGATGGAAATGAACTACCAATATTGGATGGAAGTGCTAAGATATTTGTAGAACTTTTAGAAAGTGTTGGAACAAAAGATCTTAAAGAGGATGTAGAAGAGATTGTAATAGAATCTCCTATAAATTTAACAGTTGGAGATAAACACATTGTTGGACTACCTTTTGATGGATATAAAATAACTTATACAATAAAATTTGATCATAGCTTTTTAAAAAGTCAGATGCTAGAAGTTGTAGTTGATCTAGAATCATATAAAAATGAGATAGCTAAAGCTAGAACATTTGGATTTGACTATGAAATAGAATACTTGAAAAATAATAACCTAGCTTTAGGTGGAACTTTAGAAAATGCAATAGTTGTTAAGAAAGACGGAGTTCTAAATCCAGATGGATTAAGATATGAAGACGAGTTTGTAAGACATAAAATTTTAGATTTAATCGGAGATTTAAAAGTTCTAAACAGACCAATTAGAGGACATATAATAGCTATCAAGGCAGGACATGCTTTAGATATAGAGTTTGCAAAATTATTAAAAAAGTAG
- a CDS encoding LpxI family protein yields MKKVGIIVGNGKLPLYFLKEAEAQDIEVYIIGLFDTIEDEIKQHKNYKRFNIGQIGEITKYLLLNDIVEVVMLGKVEKSVLFQEMKLDYFGEELMKKLPDKKDETLLFGVISFLRLNKIKVLPQSHLLGSMIFSNKCYTKLSPSKEDMETIKIGIEAAKALSEVDAGQTVVCKDSSVVALEGIEGTDKTIERAGEYAGAGCVIVKMARPQQDMRVDIPAVGIQTVKKAVEIKAKGIVAEAKKMLFLDSKECIELAEKNNIFIIGVKI; encoded by the coding sequence ATGAAAAAAGTTGGAATAATAGTAGGTAACGGAAAGTTACCTCTATATTTCCTTAAAGAAGCGGAAGCTCAGGATATAGAGGTATATATAATAGGACTTTTTGATACAATTGAAGATGAGATAAAACAGCATAAAAATTATAAAAGATTTAATATAGGTCAGATAGGAGAGATAACAAAATATCTTTTACTAAATGATATAGTAGAAGTGGTAATGCTTGGGAAGGTAGAAAAATCGGTTCTTTTTCAGGAAATGAAGTTAGATTATTTTGGAGAAGAATTGATGAAAAAACTACCAGACAAAAAAGATGAAACACTTCTTTTTGGTGTAATCTCTTTTTTAAGATTAAATAAAATCAAAGTTCTACCTCAAAGTCACCTTTTAGGGAGTATGATATTTTCAAATAAGTGTTATACTAAATTATCTCCATCTAAAGAGGACATGGAGACCATAAAAATAGGAATAGAAGCAGCAAAAGCTTTGAGTGAAGTGGATGCAGGTCAAACTGTAGTGTGTAAAGATTCTTCTGTTGTAGCGTTAGAAGGGATAGAAGGAACAGATAAAACTATTGAAAGAGCAGGAGAGTATGCTGGAGCTGGATGCGTTATAGTAAAGATGGCTAGGCCCCAACAAGACATGAGAGTAGATATACCTGCAGTTGGGATACAGACTGTAAAAAAGGCTGTAGAAATAAAAGCAAAGGGTATAGTTGCAGAAGCTAAAAAAATGCTATTTTTAGATTCTAAAGAGTGTATTGAATTAGCAGAAAAAAACAATATCTTTATTATTGGAGTGAAAATATGA
- the rph gene encoding ribonuclease PH — MIRQDGRKTDEKREVKITRNYTIYAEGCVLIEVGHTRVICTATVVDKVPPFLKNQGKGWITAEYSMLPRATGERNQREAAKGKLGGRTMEIQRLIGRALRACIDLEKLGERTVTIDCDVIQADGGTRTTSITGGFIALEMAMRRLMEKGVLAENPIVSNIAAISVGVVKGTPVLDLMYTEDSEAEVDMNVIMNDKGEFVEIQGTGEEATFTRKELNNLLDLAEKGIYELIDIQRKEIEEEFSK; from the coding sequence ATGATAAGACAAGATGGAAGAAAAACAGACGAGAAAAGAGAAGTAAAGATTACTAGAAACTACACAATATATGCAGAAGGGTGTGTTTTAATAGAAGTAGGACATACAAGAGTTATATGTACTGCAACAGTTGTTGATAAAGTGCCACCATTTTTAAAGAATCAAGGAAAAGGATGGATAACAGCTGAGTATTCAATGTTACCAAGAGCAACAGGGGAAAGAAACCAAAGAGAAGCTGCTAAAGGTAAATTAGGTGGAAGAACTATGGAGATTCAAAGACTTATAGGAAGAGCTTTAAGAGCTTGTATAGATTTAGAAAAATTAGGAGAAAGAACAGTTACAATCGACTGTGATGTAATTCAGGCTGATGGAGGAACAAGAACAACTTCTATAACAGGAGGATTTATAGCTTTAGAGATGGCTATGAGAAGACTTATGGAAAAAGGCGTTTTAGCTGAAAATCCAATTGTTTCAAATATAGCAGCTATTTCAGTAGGAGTTGTAAAGGGAACACCAGTATTAGATTTAATGTATACTGAGGATTCAGAAGCTGAAGTTGATATGAACGTAATTATGAATGATAAGGGCGAGTTCGTTGAGATTCAAGGAACTGGAGAAGAAGCTACATTTACAAGAAAAGAGTTAAATAATCTTCTTGATTTAGCTGAAAAAGGAATTTATGAGCTTATAGATATCCAAAGAAAAGAGATAGAGGAGGAGTTTTCAAAGTAA
- a CDS encoding ABC transporter ATP-binding protein: MEKINEFDKKIMGLFKNKSLNTFLKYSLKYKGAMAGVIILSTITSLMSAVPAWLSKYLIDDVLVKKNAQMMMMVIGAIFASTILKVVTNYFADISSGYITEKIRRDIKIDVFSHLQKLPIAYFKQNKLGDIMARLSGDSTTLGRIGFMLFDMLKEFVTVLALLVRMFQVDIVLALISLTVLPAILSMVKKYTKKIRKSGRVRQDTVGDVTAFVQEALSGVSVIKGFNRSDKIIDRYKGVTQEEFDKIYKTTKIKAKISPINEILATIMILLVASYGGYQIIVVQSMTPGDLISFITAIGLMQQPLKTLIKRNSELQEALPSADRVIEIFDVPLEPDHIGEVIKSVPEVIETINFKDVDFKYDDGDEKVLKGFNLKVKAGEVVALVGKSGSGKTTLVNLLPRYYDITGGSIKINGIDIREMSLEKYRNHIGIVPQETFLFSGTIGENIGFGKDKVSQEEIENAAKMANAYDFIMELPNRFETEVGERGVLLSGGQKQRIAIARALIQNPSIMILDEATSALDTESERLVQEALDKLMEGRTTFVIAHRLSTIINADKIVVMEDGEIKEVGNHQELLKNDGIYRKLYEIQFGKIQPIETAELIEQGQLEALEQYI, encoded by the coding sequence ATGGAAAAAATAAATGAGTTTGACAAGAAAATAATGGGGTTGTTTAAGAATAAATCTTTAAACACTTTTTTAAAATATAGTTTAAAATATAAAGGAGCTATGGCTGGAGTAATAATACTTTCAACAATCACATCTCTTATGAGTGCGGTACCAGCATGGCTAAGTAAATATTTGATAGATGATGTTTTAGTGAAGAAGAATGCCCAGATGATGATGATGGTAATAGGAGCTATTTTTGCTTCTACAATTTTAAAAGTTGTAACAAATTACTTTGCAGATATATCATCAGGTTATATAACTGAAAAGATAAGAAGAGATATAAAAATAGATGTTTTTAGTCACTTACAAAAACTTCCAATAGCTTATTTTAAACAGAATAAATTGGGAGATATTATGGCAAGACTTTCAGGGGATTCAACAACTCTTGGAAGAATAGGGTTTATGTTATTTGATATGTTAAAAGAATTTGTAACAGTACTAGCACTACTTGTAAGAATGTTTCAAGTAGATATAGTATTAGCACTAATATCTTTAACTGTATTACCTGCTATTTTATCGATGGTAAAAAAGTACACTAAAAAAATTAGAAAATCAGGAAGAGTTAGACAAGATACAGTGGGAGATGTAACTGCTTTTGTACAAGAAGCTTTATCTGGTGTATCAGTTATTAAAGGGTTTAACAGAAGTGATAAGATAATTGATAGATATAAAGGTGTAACACAAGAGGAGTTTGATAAAATATATAAAACTACTAAAATAAAGGCAAAAATATCTCCTATAAATGAGATTCTAGCTACAATAATGATACTTTTAGTAGCTTCATATGGTGGATATCAAATTATAGTAGTTCAAAGTATGACTCCAGGAGATTTAATATCTTTTATAACCGCAATAGGACTTATGCAGCAACCACTTAAAACTTTAATTAAAAGAAACAGTGAGCTTCAAGAAGCACTTCCTTCAGCAGATAGAGTTATTGAGATATTTGATGTTCCATTAGAGCCAGACCATATCGGAGAAGTTATAAAATCAGTTCCTGAAGTTATTGAAACGATAAACTTCAAAGATGTAGATTTTAAATATGATGATGGGGATGAAAAAGTTTTAAAAGGCTTCAACCTAAAAGTTAAAGCGGGAGAAGTTGTAGCTTTAGTAGGAAAAAGTGGAAGTGGAAAAACAACACTTGTAAACCTTTTACCAAGATATTATGATATCACAGGTGGAAGTATAAAAATAAATGGAATAGACATAAGAGAGATGTCTCTAGAAAAATATAGAAATCATATAGGAATAGTTCCGCAAGAAACATTTTTATTTAGTGGAACAATAGGAGAAAATATAGGATTTGGAAAAGATAAAGTATCTCAAGAAGAGATTGAAAATGCGGCTAAAATGGCAAATGCATATGACTTTATAATGGAATTACCAAATCGATTCGAAACAGAGGTTGGAGAAAGAGGAGTTCTTCTATCAGGAGGACAAAAGCAAAGAATAGCAATAGCTAGAGCTTTAATTCAAAATCCAAGTATAATGATACTAGATGAGGCAACATCAGCTCTTGATACTGAGTCGGAAAGACTTGTACAAGAGGCTTTAGATAAATTAATGGAAGGTAGAACAACTTTTGTTATAGCTCACAGATTATCAACTATAATTAATGCTGATAAAATAGTTGTTATGGAGGATGGAGAGATAAAAGAGGTTGGAAACCACCAAGAACTACTTAAAAATGATGGGATTTATAGAAAACTTTATGAGATTCAATTTGGAAAAATACAACCAATAGAAACGGCAGAACTTATAGAGCAAGGACAGTTAGAAGCGTTAGAACAGTATATATAA
- the fabZ gene encoding 3-hydroxyacyl-ACP dehydratase FabZ: MLDVMEIMKRIPHRYPFLLVDRILEMDKEAQTIRGLKNVTINEQFFNGHFPGHPIMPGVLIVEGMAQCLGVLVLDETEGKVPYFAAIENVKFKAPVRPGDQVIYEVKVDKLRRNIVKATGVAKVDGKVVTESSFTFTIMDK; encoded by the coding sequence ATGTTAGATGTTATGGAGATAATGAAAAGAATACCACATAGATACCCGTTCTTATTGGTAGATAGAATTTTAGAGATGGACAAAGAGGCTCAGACAATTAGAGGATTAAAAAATGTTACAATAAATGAGCAATTTTTCAATGGTCATTTTCCAGGGCATCCAATTATGCCAGGTGTTTTAATAGTTGAAGGAATGGCTCAATGCTTAGGTGTTTTAGTTTTAGATGAAACTGAAGGAAAGGTTCCTTACTTTGCGGCTATTGAAAATGTAAAATTTAAAGCTCCAGTAAGACCAGGAGATCAAGTTATATATGAAGTAAAAGTAGATAAATTAAGAAGAAACATAGTAAAAGCTACAGGAGTAGCAAAAGTAGATGGGAAAGTGGTGACAGAATCATCATTTACATTTACTATTATGGATAAATAG
- a CDS encoding XTP/dITP diphosphatase — translation MKIFLATGNKKKIDEMSKILDGSEFEILSIKDGIEIPEVIEDGTTFEENSRKKALEIAKFTNMITISDDSGLCVEALDGAPGVYSARYAGEDSSDAENNKKLIENLQGVNNRKAKFVTVITLGKPNGEFYSFRGEIEGIIIDEARGKDGFGYDPHFYLPEYDKTFAEMPEIKNQISHRARALNALKDGIDKILNIG, via the coding sequence ATGAAAATATTTTTAGCCACAGGAAATAAAAAGAAAATAGATGAGATGTCAAAAATACTTGATGGATCAGAATTCGAAATACTTTCTATAAAAGATGGAATTGAGATTCCTGAGGTTATAGAGGATGGAACTACTTTTGAAGAAAACTCTAGAAAAAAAGCTTTAGAGATAGCAAAATTTACGAATATGATAACCATCTCAGATGATTCAGGTCTTTGTGTAGAAGCTTTAGATGGAGCTCCTGGAGTTTACTCTGCTAGATATGCAGGAGAAGATTCAAGTGATGCAGAAAATAATAAAAAGCTAATTGAAAATTTACAAGGTGTAAATAATAGAAAGGCGAAGTTTGTTACAGTTATAACTTTAGGGAAGCCTAATGGAGAGTTTTACTCTTTTAGAGGAGAGATTGAAGGGATAATTATAGATGAAGCGAGAGGGAAAGATGGCTTTGGATATGACCCACATTTCTATTTACCAGAGTATGATAAAACATTTGCAGAAATGCCTGAAATAAAAAATCAAATTAGCCATAGAGCAAGAGCTTTAAATGCTTTAAAAGATGGGATTGATAAAATATTAAATATAGGCTAA